One region of Peribacillus simplex genomic DNA includes:
- a CDS encoding sporulation YhaL family protein, translated as MPIWIWFVFIGIIVSAVMSIWTARQERLIDDAWIEKEGQKYIERMEEERERRKKDINQGA; from the coding sequence ATGCCAATTTGGATCTGGTTCGTGTTTATTGGAATAATCGTCAGTGCAGTCATGTCAATTTGGACCGCTAGGCAGGAACGCCTCATAGATGATGCATGGATTGAGAAGGAAGGTCAGAAGTACATTGAACGTATGGAAGAAGAGCGTGAAAGGCGTAAAAAGGATATAAATCAGGGAGCATAG
- a CDS encoding peptidylprolyl isomerase produces the protein MKKWALSIAVTAGLIGLTACNSDKEAVVETKAGDISKEELYNVMKDRYGDAVLQELIYEKVLSKKYTVTDKEVKAKTDELKKQMGENFQTALASSGYKSEDDLKRALKIGMLQEKAAVADIKVKEADVKKAYEDYKPQIKARHILVKDKKTADEVEAKLAKGEDFAKLAKEYSTDTGTAEKGGELGWFGQGEMVPAFEEQAYKMKKNEISKPIKSDYGYHIIQLLDTKEKKPYKDMKKDLEYKLKVAQIDQAKVQDILNSEVKKADVKIKDKDLKDAITSGDATKAEK, from the coding sequence ATGAAGAAATGGGCATTATCGATTGCTGTTACTGCAGGGCTGATCGGACTTACAGCATGCAACAGCGACAAGGAAGCAGTCGTGGAAACTAAAGCGGGAGATATATCTAAAGAAGAACTTTACAATGTAATGAAAGACCGTTATGGTGATGCCGTCCTTCAAGAACTTATTTATGAAAAAGTTCTTTCCAAGAAATATACAGTAACGGATAAGGAAGTAAAAGCTAAAACGGACGAGCTTAAAAAACAAATGGGTGAAAATTTCCAAACTGCCCTGGCCTCTTCCGGATATAAGAGCGAAGATGATCTTAAACGTGCACTTAAAATCGGCATGCTTCAAGAAAAAGCAGCCGTTGCTGATATTAAAGTAAAAGAAGCTGACGTAAAAAAAGCTTATGAAGACTATAAACCACAAATCAAAGCGAGACATATTCTTGTAAAAGACAAAAAAACTGCTGACGAAGTTGAAGCTAAATTGGCCAAAGGCGAAGACTTCGCTAAACTTGCAAAAGAATATTCAACAGACACAGGCACAGCTGAAAAAGGCGGGGAGCTAGGCTGGTTCGGTCAAGGTGAAATGGTTCCTGCATTTGAAGAACAAGCTTACAAAATGAAGAAAAATGAAATCAGCAAACCGATTAAATCCGATTACGGCTACCACATCATCCAACTTCTTGATACAAAAGAAAAGAAACCATATAAAGATATGAAAAAAGATCTTGAGTATAAGTTGAAAGTCGCTCAAATTGACCAAGCTAAAGTTCAAGATATTTTGAATTCAGAAGTCAAAAAAGCTGACGTGAAGATTAAAGATAAAGATCTAAAAGATGCCATCACTTCTGGTGACGCAACTAAAGCTGAAAAATAA
- a CDS encoding YjcZ family sporulation protein, whose translation MSNGFNGGFALLVVLFILLIIVGASFC comes from the coding sequence ATGAGTAATGGATTTAACGGAGGTTTCGCTTTGTTAGTGGTGTTATTCATTTTATTAATAATTGTAGGAGCATCCTTTTGCTAA
- a CDS encoding YjcZ family sporulation protein, with product MSGGIGGGFALIVVLFILLIIIGASWL from the coding sequence ATGTCTGGAGGAATAGGTGGAGGCTTTGCTCTAATTGTCGTTCTTTTCATCCTGTTAATAATCATTGGAGCTTCTTGGTTATAA